TGGTACACCGCTGTTGAGGCTCAAAACTATTTAATTTGGCCCATTATATTTATTATATTGATGTTGCTTTTGAAAAAAAGAGGGAAGATTTTTATTGCCATTGTGATTGGTGCTATTGCTTCGGCAATCTGGATGGCGATTTTATTTAAGCCTGGTAGCGATCCAACACGGGTGTACTATGGGACGGATACCCGTGTCTTTGGAATTTGGTTAGGTAGTGCGTTAGCATTCATTTGGCCTTCGAATCATTTAAAAGAAAAAATTCCTCGTGAAGCCAAACGCTTATTAAATGGGGTGGGATTAGGTTCTTTACTCCTTTTGATTTTGAGTTTCTTTTTCTTAAGTGATCAAAGTAAATTTTTGTATTATGGCGGCTTCTTTTTAATCAGTATCTTATGTGTTTTGTTGTTGGCCGTCGTGGTACATCCTGGTGCCAGCTTAAACAAATGGCTTACCAATCCGATTTTTAGCTACATTGGCAGTCGGAGTTATTGGATTTATTTGTATCAATATCCGGTCATGATTTTTTATGAAGCAAAAATAAAAAACTTAGCAGACAATGTTTTGCTACACACGATAGTTGAAATCTTTTTAATTATGCTTTTGAGTGAACTATCGTATCAGTTCTTTGAAAAGCCATTAAAAAACTTTGACTACAGTAAAACTTGGCAGACAGTCAAAGGCTGGTTTAAAAAACCAATCTTAAGTCGCCAGAAACCAGCGCTAATCCCAACTATTGCCATTTTAGCAATTACACTGGTGGGTTTAGTTATTGCGCCGGTAAATCACGTGGATGCTAATCAACAAAGAATGAAAGAACAGATCTTAGCCAATCGCAAGATTGCCGCTGAATCGAAAAAAACTGCAAAAGAAAAGACAACTGAAAGCTCAACTAGTGGAAGTCAAGATAAAGAAGCCACCGCAAAACAAGCAGAACAACATTTAGAATTAGCCAAGAAATATGGTGTCACAGACCAACAAGTAAAAAAATCTGATGCGGCGAAATTTACTTTCTTTGGTGATTCGGTCATGTTAGGCGCAGCAGCAGGTTTAAACGAAATGTTCCCGAATTCAGTAGTAGACGCTGAAATTAATCGGCAGGTCTATGCTAGCGTAGATTTACTGCAAAAACTAAAAGATGATAAATTGTTACATGACACAGTCATTATTGGTCTTGGGACCAACAGTCCATTTACAGACCAACAATTTGGCGACATTATGAATGTAATGGGGAAAGACCGCAAAGTTTACTGGATCAATATGCGTGCCCCGACTGTTCGAACACAAGGCACAGTTAATGCAGCTTTGACCAAAATGGCAAAGCAATATAAAAACTTAACAATCATTGATTGGTATGACTATAGTATCAACCATGGTGAGTGGTTTTATGAAGATGGCACCCACATCAATCCAGATGGGTTAACCAGTTATGTAAAACTAATGGTGGACAGTTTAATTAAAGCCTAAACTGAAATAAGAAAGAAAACTCCTTTTATCCAAGTATTTATCAGTATTAACTGATCGGCTTGGTAAAGGGAGTTTTTTACTTAAGTGATAAAGACGTTGAAAACATCTTTATGAATGGATTGTGGTACCATTAAATGGTAAACAGCTTTGACAAAGGCCAAGAAAAGAGATGTACTTTTTAAGTAATAAGCGTATCTTTACTAAAGAAATCTAGCAGAAAACTTAATTAAAAGGAGCATAACAATGACAGTAGATTATGATTCAAAAGCTTATTTAGCAAAAGTTGATGCATGGTGGCGTACGGCAAATTATATTTCAGTTGCACAAATATATTTAAAGGACAATCCGTTACTTAAAGATGAACTGACCAAAAAAGATGTTAAAGTTCACCCCATCGGTCATTGGGGAACAATTGCAGGTCAAAATTTTATTTACGCCCATTTAAATCGAGTAATCAATAAGTATGATTTGAATATGTTCTACATTGAAGGTCCTGGTCATGGCGGTCAGGTAATGGTTTCAAATTCTTATATTGATGGAAGTTATTCAGAAATTTATCCAGAAGTTACGCAGGATGAAGCTGGTTTAAAAAGACTGTGCAAGATTTTCTCATTTCCAGGCGGGATTGCTTCTCATGCAGCACCAGAAACGCCAGGTTCTATTCATGAAGGTGGCGAGTTAGGTTATTCGTTGTCCCATGCAACAGGCGCTATTTTAGATAATCCAGAAGTTATTGCCGCTACCGTCGTGGGAGACGGAGAGGCAGAAACAGGGCCGCTAGCAACATCGTGGTTTTCAAATGTCTTTATTAATCCAGTTAATGATGGGGCTGTCTTACCAATTTTACATCTAAATGGGGCTAAAATTTCTAATCCGACAATTTTGTCGCGAAAAACAGATGAAGACTTACAAAAATATTTTGAAGGAATGGGTTGGGCGCCTATTTTTATCAGTGGCGATGATCCTGAAACTCTACATCCACAAATGGCTAAAGTCATGGATAACGCCATCGAAAAAATTAAAGAGATCCAAACAAAGGCGCGTCAAGGTAAAGCTGAACAAGCGGTCATGCCACATTGGCCTATGATTATCTGTCGCACACCAAAAGGCTGGACCGGGCCAAAAGAATGGGATGGTGAGGCAATCGAAGGCAGTTTTCGGGCGCACCAAGTTCCTATCCCAGTTGATGGTAATCATATGGATCATAGTAAGGCACTGGTTACATGGTTAAAATCATATCGCCCAGAAGAATTGTTTGATGAAAATGGAACAATTAAAGCTGAAATTCGTAAAATAGCTCCCAAAGGAAAAAAACGAATGTCAGCCAATCCAATTACAAACGGTGGTCTTGATCCGCAACCATTAAAAATAACAGATTGGCATAAGTATGCTATTGATACGACAACCCCTGGTGCAATAACCGCCCAAGATATGATTGAATTTGGTAAATTTGCGCGGGATTTAATCGTAGCTAACCCGCATAATTTTAGAATTTTTGGTCCAGATGAAACAAAATCGAATCGCTTAAATGAAATATTTGATGTCACAAATCGCCAATGGTTGGAACCAGAAAAGCCTAAATATGACGAATGGTTAGCACCAGTTGGACGAGTAATTGACTCGCAATTGTCAGAACATCAAAGTGAAGGATTCTTAGAAGGGTATGTATTAACAGGAAGACATGGATTTTTTGCCTCCTATGAAGCTTTCTTGCGTGTGGTGGACTCTATGATTACCCAACATTTCAAATGGATGCGTAAAGCCCATGAACAATCTTGGCGAAAACAATATCCTTCTTTGAATTTGATTTCTAGTTCGACTGCCTTTCAACAAGATCACAATGGCTATACCCACCAAGATCCGGGAATTTTAACGCATTTAGCTGAGAAAAAACCGGAATTTATTCGGGAATATTTACCAGCTGATACCAATACCTTAATGGCAGTAATGGCAGAAACACTCGCCTCGTCAGAAAAAATCAATTTAATCGTGTCTTCTAAACATCCCCGTCCGCAATTTTATTCGGTGGAAGAAGCAGAAATATTGGTGAAAGATGGCTTGAAGATTATTGAATGGGCCTCAACAGATGGAGATGAAAGTCCCGATGTTGTCATTGCCGCAGCAGGGACTGAACCAAACTTGGAAGCTTTAGCAGCGATAACGATTTTGCACAAAGAATTTCCCGACTTGAAGATTCGCTTTATCAATGTTGTTGACTTGTTGAAATTACGTCATCCAGCTGTTGATAAGCGGGGCTTAACGACAGAAGAATTCAACAGTTATTTTACCAAAGATAAGCCAATCGTATTTTGCTTCCACGGTTATGAAGGTTTGATTCGCGATATCTTCTTTGATCGTGAAAATCGTAATCTTCACATCCACGGCTATCGGGAAAATGGCGATATTACAACGCCCTTTGATATGCGTGTATTCTCTGAAATGGATCGTTTCCATGTTGCACAAGATGCTGCACGAGCAGTTTATGGTTCTAAAAGCGCTGAATTTGTCCAAAAAATGACAGATACACTGAATTATCACCACGACTATATTCGTGCTAATGGCGTAGATATTCCAGAAGTTGAAAACTGGCGCTGGGAAGAATTGTAGTCGTAATAAATGAATTGTACAGAAGTATCTTTTTTTGTGATGTATAAATAAAAAAGATAAGACCAAATTGTACCGACCCCCAAAAGTTAGACCAAAAATCTAACTTCTGGAGGTCGGTATTTTTTATTATTAGTCCAGTCTTTTTTTGTTTATTGGAAAATGAAGCGAATAAATTAGTTAATTACTGAAATGGTGCATGTACCGAGGGATAGCAGCACTGATAGTTGTCGGTAAAACGACGTAATTTTTGGCAGAAAGCAAATCACCAATGTAGCTATGAAGATAAACAGCGGCGCAAACAGCAGCGTCTTTTGCTGCAAATTGTGCTAGAAAACTTGTAATAATGCCAGCTAATGTGTCACCGGTACCACCGGTAGCCATGGCGGGATTACCTAAAGGACACCGATAATTCTTTTTGTTTGTATAAATTTCTGTACGGTGGCTTTTGACAACAATTGTGGCAGCTAATTTTTTTTGATAGGTGTGATTGGTTATTTCATTTTGATCTGCAATAGCAATCCCGCTTAGACGTTGCCACTCCATTTGATGAGGGGTGAAAACAGTCTTGTCAGGGTGAGGCAGCGTTAATTTTTCATGGGCGAATAAACTGATAGCCGATCCATCAATGACTAGCCACTGTTTTTCTTGTCGGCTCAAGACAAATTTTAATAAAGCGAGACTATGTTCTTCTAATCCGAGACCAGGGCCAATTAAGAGAACATCAGCACTTTCAATAATTGTACGCAGAGCTTTTGGTTCGTTCCAATCAAGTACCATGACTTCAGGTAAGCGGGCGTGAAGAGGAGCGTGATTTTCTTTTGCGGTAATGACTGTTACCAGACCTGCTCCACTTTTAAGACAACTTTCTGCACTCATGATTATGGCGCCACCGTACTGGGCATTGCCGCCAATTAAAACTGCACGACCAAAAGTTCCTTTATGGGAAATTGCAGGTCGCTTTTTTATAACGGTCGTTAAAATTTCTTCAGTTAAAGTCTCCATTTTTTACTCCTTTGGTAGTTATTGACAGCTTTTTAAGCAGTGTTGT
The DNA window shown above is from Enterococcus montenegrensis and carries:
- a CDS encoding phosphoketolase family protein; protein product: MTVDYDSKAYLAKVDAWWRTANYISVAQIYLKDNPLLKDELTKKDVKVHPIGHWGTIAGQNFIYAHLNRVINKYDLNMFYIEGPGHGGQVMVSNSYIDGSYSEIYPEVTQDEAGLKRLCKIFSFPGGIASHAAPETPGSIHEGGELGYSLSHATGAILDNPEVIAATVVGDGEAETGPLATSWFSNVFINPVNDGAVLPILHLNGAKISNPTILSRKTDEDLQKYFEGMGWAPIFISGDDPETLHPQMAKVMDNAIEKIKEIQTKARQGKAEQAVMPHWPMIICRTPKGWTGPKEWDGEAIEGSFRAHQVPIPVDGNHMDHSKALVTWLKSYRPEELFDENGTIKAEIRKIAPKGKKRMSANPITNGGLDPQPLKITDWHKYAIDTTTPGAITAQDMIEFGKFARDLIVANPHNFRIFGPDETKSNRLNEIFDVTNRQWLEPEKPKYDEWLAPVGRVIDSQLSEHQSEGFLEGYVLTGRHGFFASYEAFLRVVDSMITQHFKWMRKAHEQSWRKQYPSLNLISSSTAFQQDHNGYTHQDPGILTHLAEKKPEFIREYLPADTNTLMAVMAETLASSEKINLIVSSKHPRPQFYSVEEAEILVKDGLKIIEWASTDGDESPDVVIAAAGTEPNLEALAAITILHKEFPDLKIRFINVVDLLKLRHPAVDKRGLTTEEFNSYFTKDKPIVFCFHGYEGLIRDIFFDRENRNLHIHGYRENGDITTPFDMRVFSEMDRFHVAQDAARAVYGSKSAEFVQKMTDTLNYHHDYIRANGVDIPEVENWRWEEL
- a CDS encoding acyltransferase family protein, which translates into the protein MEQKTKRRYITGLDGVRTLAVLGVIFYHLLPDKVKGGYLGVAIFFAISGYLITDHLNQEWQATGKIRLLTFYKKRLKRLWPNLALVMVLSTAYITLFQRNLLNNLRGVFFSSLLFFNNWWQINNGASYFDRFNNESPFTHIWYTAVEAQNYLIWPIIFIILMLLLKKRGKIFIAIVIGAIASAIWMAILFKPGSDPTRVYYGTDTRVFGIWLGSALAFIWPSNHLKEKIPREAKRLLNGVGLGSLLLLILSFFFLSDQSKFLYYGGFFLISILCVLLLAVVVHPGASLNKWLTNPIFSYIGSRSYWIYLYQYPVMIFYEAKIKNLADNVLLHTIVEIFLIMLLSELSYQFFEKPLKNFDYSKTWQTVKGWFKKPILSRQKPALIPTIAILAITLVGLVIAPVNHVDANQQRMKEQILANRKIAAESKKTAKEKTTESSTSGSQDKEATAKQAEQHLELAKKYGVTDQQVKKSDAAKFTFFGDSVMLGAAAGLNEMFPNSVVDAEINRQVYASVDLLQKLKDDKLLHDTVIIGLGTNSPFTDQQFGDIMNVMGKDRKVYWINMRAPTVRTQGTVNAALTKMAKQYKNLTIIDWYDYSINHGEWFYEDGTHINPDGLTSYVKLMVDSLIKA
- a CDS encoding NAD(P)H-hydrate dehydratase, which translates into the protein METLTEEILTTVIKKRPAISHKGTFGRAVLIGGNAQYGGAIIMSAESCLKSGAGLVTVITAKENHAPLHARLPEVMVLDWNEPKALRTIIESADVLLIGPGLGLEEHSLALLKFVLSRQEKQWLVIDGSAISLFAHEKLTLPHPDKTVFTPHQMEWQRLSGIAIADQNEITNHTYQKKLAATIVVKSHRTEIYTNKKNYRCPLGNPAMATGGTGDTLAGIITSFLAQFAAKDAAVCAAVYLHSYIGDLLSAKNYVVLPTTISAAIPRYMHHFSN